The following coding sequences lie in one Pseudorasbora parva isolate DD20220531a chromosome 18, ASM2467924v1, whole genome shotgun sequence genomic window:
- the LOC137046490 gene encoding gastrula zinc finger protein XlCGF57.1-like, which produces MLEYSHLPTGKEEASRRNYSRRNYRHTIVKMEFEEEPCRIEDEETEEQTDLMEVNEDKRYPFKKKIENEDGNTENYFTQKQAGKTVIKGSFSCSQCGNSFTQKGNLTVHMRIHSGEKTFTCSQCGKSFICKPNLTVHMRIHTGEKPFTCSQCGKSFTQKIALKEHLRRHSGVRSFSCDQCEKTFVTESTFRKHLKVHAGVKPHVCSFCGKSFTLWQHLNVHERIHTGVRPYMCFDCGETFRTTDHLKKHQRIYTGEKPSTCSKCGKSFICKGSLTVHMRSHTKENPFTCSQCGKSFSCKGNLTAHMRIHTGEKPFSCSQCGKSFSCNANLTVHMRIHTGEKPFTCSQCGKSFTQKIALKVHLRCHSGVRS; this is translated from the exons ATGCTGGAATATTCCCATCTTCCCACAGGAAAAGAAGAAGCAAGCAGGAGGAATTACTCCAGGAGAAACTACAGACATACTATTGTAAAGATGGAGTTTGAGGAAGAACCTTGCAGGATAGAAGATGAAGAGACAGAGGAACAAACAG ACCTAATGGAAGTGAATGAAGACAAAAGGTATCCATTTAAAAAGAAGATAGAAAATGAAGATGGAAATACTGAAaattatttcacccaaaaacaaGCTGGAAAAACTGTAATCAAAGGATCTTTCAGCTGCTCTCAGTGTGGAAACAGTTTCACGCAGAAAGGAAACCTTACTGTGCACATGAGGATTCACTCTGGAGAAAAAACGTTCACTtgctctcagtgtggaaagagtttcatttGCAAACCAAACCTTACTGTGCACATgaggattcacactggagaaaaaccgtTCACTtgctctcagtgtggaaagagtttcactcagaAAATAGCTCTCAAAGAGCATCTGCGCCGTCACTCTGGAGTGAGATCGTTCAGCTGTGATCAGTGTGAGAAAACATTTGTTACGGAATCTACCTTCAGAAAACACCTTAAAGTTCATGCTGGTGTGAAGCCTCACGTTTGTTCTttttgtggaaagagttttacaCTATGGCAGCATTTAAATGTGCATGAGCGTATTCATACTGGTGTGAGACCTTATATGTGCTTTGACTGTGGGGAGACCTTCAGAACAACTGACCacttaaaaaaacatcagagaatttacactggagagaaaccgtcTACCTGTTCTaagtgtggaaaaagtttcatTTGCAAAGGAAGCCTTACTGTGCACATGAGATCTCACACTAAAGAAAACCCATTCACTtgctctcagtgtggaaagagtttcagttGCAAAGGAAACCTTACTGCGCACATGAGGATTCACACGGGAGAAAAACCATTCTCTTgttctcagtgtggaaagagtttcagttGCAATGCAAACCTTACTGTGCACATgaggattcacactggagaaaaaccgtTCACTtgctctcagtgtggaaagagtttcactcagaAAATAGCTCTCAAAGTGCATCTGCGCTGTCACTCTGGAGTGAGATCGTGA